The stretch of DNA TATACATACTTTCCATTTTCGCCGATAACTGCTTGAAGAGCATTTCACCTAATCCCATTCCACGGCCTTCACTTGCCTTGGAAACAAATTCTTCATCCAGCATTGATTCAAAAGTCTCCCGTGCAAAACTATTTGGAACGAGTTCTGATTTTAGCACCGTAGCTTTCATCTGTTTATACACCATATTCATAAACAACTGTTCAAAACCTCGACAGGCTTCTCTTAACTTTTTTTCGTCCTTTTGGTCAAATGCCTTTTGCAGTTCATCCTGAAAACTATTATCTTTCACGCTGCCAGTTTGAAATTGTACAGTATCTGTCCTTGCTGCTCCTAATGAAATACTATCTATTTTCATATTCCTCTCCAAGTACATAAAGATTATCTTTTTAGGTTATTGGCAATTCCCAACATATCATCTGCTGTTTGCACAGATTTTGAATTGATTTCATAAGCTCTTTGAGCTACTATTAACCTAATCATTTCTTCCACTACCTGAACATTGGATGATTCCAAAAATCCCTGCATAATCACACTCGGCTTTTCTACCTCAGCTTCCAGCACCGGTTCACCGGACGCGGAAGACGGACTGACAAAGTTGGAGCCAATCTTTAGAAGGCCGTCCCTGTTAGGGAACTGAACAATCTTTATTGTTTGCCCTAACGGCTGTACCACATTGTCGCCATCAATATAAGACAATTCCCCGTGGGCCCCCACCGAAAGCCGGTTGATATCAATGCCGGTAAGATTAATCTCGTTATCTCCGTCGTCTAATACAGGATATCCTTCCGAAGTTACCAATATTGCTTCTCCATCGTTAATGCTGATTTTAAAACTTCCATCCCGCGTATAGACCGTTTCCCCATTTGCATTCCTTACTGCAAAAAATCCTTCCCCGTCTATAGCAAAATCCAAAGGGTTATCAGTTTTCTCAAGGTTACCCATAGTATAGGTTGTTACCGTAGAAGTCGGTGTAACTCCATGACCTACCTGCAGGTTAACAGGCTTTCCCTGTCCTTCCAGCACGCTTGCCCTCGAGAGCGTTTCATATAACAGGTCTCTAAATTCTACTCTTTGTTTTTTATATCCGGTCGTATTCACATTTGAAAGATTGTTTGAAATTACATCAACATTAAGCTGCTGCGCTGACATGCCAGATGCCGCTGTCCATAATGCTCTCATCATAATAAAACCTCCGTTTATGTTCTTCCCACTTCATTAATCACTTTATCCAAAGTATCGTCATAAGCTTTGATCACTTTCTGGTTTGCTTCATAGGATCTCATAACATTGATCATTTCTACCATTTCTTCGATAGAATTAATATTTGATCCCTCCACGAATCCCTGGGCAACTTGCCCTTGAAATTGTTGGGTTTGCACACCTTCTTGTGCCTGTACCAGGTTATTCCCGTATTTTTGAAGCAAGGATGTATCAGCAAAGCCTGTAATTCTCAATGTATCTATGTATTCATCATTTAAATATATGCTTCCGTCTTCCTGTACAATAAAATTATCCGATTCAAGTTGGATATAGCCCTTTTGTCCTAAAACCCGATACCCTTCCCTTGTTACCAGATATCCCTGCCTATCAATTGTCCATGAGCCGTCCCGGGTGTACATTTCCCTATCTCCACCTTCTCCAGGAACGGCTACCGTAAAGAAGGCTGTATTACTGTTTTTAATGCTTAAATCGGTAGATTTGCCAGTTTTAAGCAGTGTCCCCTGGGTATAATCAGTATATATCTGCACTACATCACTCCCCAAACTCATATTCCCTATACGTGCCGAAGGAGGCTGTCCCTTTTTCATATCATTCATTCTCTTTGTAAGTAATTCCGGAAATGTCTGAGAAACTGCAATATCTTTCTTGTATCCTGTAGTAGATCCATTTGCCAGGTTATTGGCTATAATATCCATCTTCTTTTGTGCTTTCAGCATACTGCTTGACGAAGTATATAAACCTCTTATCACTGATTATCACCTCGTTTATCTTGTTCGGATATATTTTTTAAATCTGAAGAATATTATTCCAACAGCTAATTATGTAATATTTCCTAACGTTTTCCCCGTTCCCTGAGTACTTCTATGTTATCCAACGCTTTGCCCGTTCCCAGTGCAACACAAGAAATTGCATCATCAGCAATAATTACGTTAATTCCCGTTTTCTCCTGAAGAAGCTTATCCAAACCATAGATTAAACTTCCTCCACCAGTTAATACAATACCTCTGTCACTTATATCCGCTACTAATTCAGGTGGCGTCTTTTCCAGCACTCCATGCACAGCTTCAACAATACTCGCTACCGATTCCTCCAAAGCTTCCATCATTTCAGATGAAGTAACCGTAATTGTCCTGGGCAGCCCGGATATCAAATTTCTTCCCCGTACATCCATCGTAATCTCCTGCTCTCTTGGATAGGCAGAACCTATATTGATCTTCATCTCTTCCGCTGTTCTTTCACCGATCATAATATTATGCTTCTTGCGCATATACCTTACAATAGCTTCGTCAAACTTATCTCCTGCCACCTTGATAGAAGTGCTGACAACCGTTCCTCCTAAAGAAATAACTGCAATATCGGTAGTTCCTCCGCCAATATCTACCACCATGCTTCCGCAGGCTTTGGAGATATCTATTCCTGCCCCAATTGCAGCAGCTATAGGTTCTTCAATTAAAAAAGTCTTTCGTGCTCCTGCCTGCATTGCCGCATCTATTACTGCCCTTTCCTCAACTTCCGTTACTCCGCTTGGCACACAAATAATGATACGCGGTTTAAAAATCCTGTACCCGCAAACCTTTTTTATAAAATATTTTAACATTCTTTCCGTTATGTCATAATCAGAAATAACTCCATCCCTAAGTGGCCTTATTGCTACAATGTTTCCGGGAGTTCTTCCCAGCATTTTTCTTGCATCTTCACCGACTGCAAGAAGGCGGTTGGTATTTTTATCAATTGCAACCACTGACGGTTCTCTAAGTACTATACCCTTCCCTTTAATATAGACCAATACCGTTGCCGTACCTAAATCAATTCCTATATCCTGACCAAAGCCGAACAAAATACATCTTCCTTTCAAACCGTAGAAAAACTCTACTCTTATTTTTTATCGTCAAGTTCACGCCATTACTTTAATTATATATATTTTTTTTAAATTAGTAAAATAGTTTTCTATTGTTTTACGCAAAATTTACAACTCTGAACTATTTTCATACTATATTTATAATGATTTTACATGGCAGGTAAAGTCAATAAGTTCACGGTTCACGTTTCACAGTTCACGGTTCACAGTAAATAAATCCAGCATGTCAATCCGTGAACAATGAACTGCGAACTATATAATTTGGGTATTTCCCACTCTTCCCTGTAATATACCGCTAAAATCAAGCATATATATGTACAGAGCATTACGTAGTAAAGGGGGCCGCTCAGTTGAAAGCTTATATAGAAGAACGAACAGTAGCGTTAGCTGAATACATTATTGAAAACAAAGCAACAGTAAGAGAAACTGCAAAGAAATTCGGGATATCAAAGTCAACAGTACATAAAGATGTAACAGAGCGACTTCTAAAGATAAATCCTCAACTTGCAGAAAATGCTAAAATTATTCTGGAGGAAAATAAGGCTGAGAGGCATATAAGAGGTGGCCTTGCCACCAAACAGAAATACAAAAAGGAGCTCAAAAAAACAAAAAATAAAACACATAAGTTCAGAGTATAAGCTCTGAACTTATGTGTTTTATTTTCTATTAATTAATTCGGTAAGTACGTTTTGGGGTCTACATTTTTCCCATCCTTAATTACTTCAAAATGTAAATGCGGTTGGTCTCCAATTTCAAAGATAGCCGTATCGCCTACCCCGCTTATTACTTCACCCTGTTTTACCTTTTGATTTTCTTTTACCATATTATCTGAAGACAAGTTACAATATTTTGTTTTTAGGCCG from Petroclostridium xylanilyticum encodes:
- a CDS encoding rod-binding protein, whose product is MKIDSISLGAARTDTVQFQTGSVKDNSFQDELQKAFDQKDEKKLREACRGFEQLFMNMVYKQMKATVLKSELVPNSFARETFESMLDEEFVSKASEGRGMGLGEMLFKQLSAKMESMYKPLSSNEKTNEGTEDEKE
- the flgG gene encoding flagellar basal-body rod protein FlgG; translation: MMRALWTAASGMSAQQLNVDVISNNLSNVNTTGYKKQRVEFRDLLYETLSRASVLEGQGKPVNLQVGHGVTPTSTVTTYTMGNLEKTDNPLDFAIDGEGFFAVRNANGETVYTRDGSFKISINDGEAILVTSEGYPVLDDGDNEINLTGIDINRLSVGAHGELSYIDGDNVVQPLGQTIKIVQFPNRDGLLKIGSNFVSPSSASGEPVLEAEVEKPSVIMQGFLESSNVQVVEEMIRLIVAQRAYEINSKSVQTADDMLGIANNLKR
- a CDS encoding flagellar hook-basal body protein, with protein sequence MIRGLYTSSSSMLKAQKKMDIIANNLANGSTTGYKKDIAVSQTFPELLTKRMNDMKKGQPPSARIGNMSLGSDVVQIYTDYTQGTLLKTGKSTDLSIKNSNTAFFTVAVPGEGGDREMYTRDGSWTIDRQGYLVTREGYRVLGQKGYIQLESDNFIVQEDGSIYLNDEYIDTLRITGFADTSLLQKYGNNLVQAQEGVQTQQFQGQVAQGFVEGSNINSIEEMVEMINVMRSYEANQKVIKAYDDTLDKVINEVGRT
- a CDS encoding rod shape-determining protein, which produces MFGFGQDIGIDLGTATVLVYIKGKGIVLREPSVVAIDKNTNRLLAVGEDARKMLGRTPGNIVAIRPLRDGVISDYDITERMLKYFIKKVCGYRIFKPRIIICVPSGVTEVEERAVIDAAMQAGARKTFLIEEPIAAAIGAGIDISKACGSMVVDIGGGTTDIAVISLGGTVVSTSIKVAGDKFDEAIVRYMRKKHNIMIGERTAEEMKINIGSAYPREQEITMDVRGRNLISGLPRTITVTSSEMMEALEESVASIVEAVHGVLEKTPPELVADISDRGIVLTGGGSLIYGLDKLLQEKTGINVIIADDAISCVALGTGKALDNIEVLRERGKR
- the spoIIID gene encoding sporulation transcriptional regulator SpoIIID, with protein sequence MKAYIEERTVALAEYIIENKATVRETAKKFGISKSTVHKDVTERLLKINPQLAENAKIILEENKAERHIRGGLATKQKYKKELKKTKNKTHKFRV